One genomic segment of Ricinus communis isolate WT05 ecotype wild-type chromosome 5, ASM1957865v1, whole genome shotgun sequence includes these proteins:
- the LOC8276961 gene encoding serpin-ZX: protein MESPMKLTSKFNSSSCLLMAIEILLKEAEKGSNFVFSPMSFNSMLSLIAVGATGSTLNNLLSFLGSESIGELNSLASQIAISVLSPENENHDLARGPIVSFVNGAWVDQRFALKPSFEKIVKDVYHATAEKVDFANKANQVVDEVNFWIGNATKGLIRNLIQPGILGSDTALVLANALYFKGAWDQKFDSSKTVSKNFHLLNGRTVKIPYMTERSCSKHYYGSFDDYKVLKMSYQNGQDTRRFSMYFFLPNARNGLQNLVDNFKANPMILNNPVQVQKRWLTHLWLPKFKFSFEFEALQAMHELGHEEQLFNNLGHLTEMVDSPQSPVISKLLHKSFIEVNEEGTEAAASSAAIFAMNCGGRLEFPSFVADHPFLFTIKEENSGIIFFVGAVLNPLLVT from the exons ATGGAGTCTCCAATGAAACTTACCAGCAAGTTCAATTCTAGTTCCTGTTTACTCATGGCAATCGAAATCTTGCTGAAAGAAGCAGAGAAAGGATCAAACTTTGTTTTCTCCCCTATGTCATTTAACTCTATGTTGAGCCTGATTGCTGTAGGAGCAACAGGATCTACGTTAAACAATCTACTTTCCTTTCTAGGATCAGAAAGTATCGGTGAACTGAATTCCTTGGCTTCACAAATTGCTATTTCAGTATTATCTCcagaaaatgaaaatcatGACCTCGCTAGAGGTCCGATTGTATCTTTTGTTAATGGCGCTTGGGTGGATCAACGATTCGCTTTGAAGCCTTCTTTTGAAAAGATTGTGAAAGATGTCTACCATGCCACAGCCGAAAAGGTTGACTTTGCAAATAAG GCTAACCAAGTGGTTGATGAAGTTAATTTTTGGATCGGAAATGCAACCAAAGGGCTCATCAGAAACCTCATCCAACCAGGGATTCTAGGCAGTGATACAGCTCTTGTCCTTGCAAATGCATTATACTTCAAAGGAGCATGGGATCAAAAATTTGATTCATCTAAAACTGTAAGCAAAAACTTCCACCTTCTTAATGGTCGGACCGTTAAAATTCCTTATATGACCGAGAGATCATGCTCAAAGCATTACTATGGCTCTTTTGATGATTACAAAGTTCTGAAGATGTCATACCAAAATGGTCAAGACACCAGGCGATTCTCCATGTATTTCTTTCTCCCAAATGCAAGAAATGGATTGCAAAATCTAGTAGATAACTTCAAAGCCAATCCCATGATATTGAATAACCCTGTTCAGGTACAGAAGCGATGGCTTACTCATTTGTGGCTTCCTAAGTTTAAGTTTTCGTTCGAGTTCGAAGCCTTACAAGCAATGCATGAGTTGGGGCACGAGGAACAACTTTTCAATAACCTGGGACACCTTACCGAGATGGTAGATTCTCCACAATCTCCTGTCATCTCAAAGTTGTTGCACAAGTCATTTATTGAAGTCAATGAAGAAGGAACAGAAGCTGCAGCTAGCTCTGCTGCTATATTTGCAATGAACTGTGGTGGCAGGCTGGAATTTCCAAGCTTTGTAGCTGATCATCCTTTCCTTTTCACAATCAAGGAAGAGAATtccgggattattttcttcgtTGGAGCCGTACTTAATCCTCTTTTGGTCACTTGA